One Bos taurus isolate L1 Dominette 01449 registration number 42190680 breed Hereford chromosome 3, ARS-UCD2.0, whole genome shotgun sequence DNA window includes the following coding sequences:
- the OTOS gene encoding otospiralin precursor, protein MPARLPPGLVLCLLLAPLAGAKPVQEEGDPHAELPAMPYWPFSTSDFWNYVQHFQALGAYPQLEDMARTFFAHFPLGTTLGFHVPYREE, encoded by the exons ATGCCGGCCCGCCTGCCACCTGGGCTGGtgctctgcctcctgctggcGCCTCTGGCAG GGGCCAAGCCGGTGCAGGAGGAGGGAG ACCCCCACGCCGAGCTGCCGGCCATGCCCTACTGGCCTTTCTCCACGTCTGACTTCTGGAACTACGTGCAGCACTTCCAGGCCCTGGGGGCCTACCCCCAGCTGGAGGACATGGCCCGCACCTTCTTCGCCCACTTCCCCCTGGGGACCACCCTGGGCTTCCATGTCCCCTACAGAGAGGAGTGA